Part of the Coregonus clupeaformis isolate EN_2021a chromosome 8, ASM2061545v1, whole genome shotgun sequence genome, GTTTATTGTAAATGGTTGAGGGTTCCTTTGCTACAGTTATATTAAACTATGTTAAGAGATTAATTAGTGGTGATTTGGTGTTTTtggtctctgtactctctctgtgtGCAGAACATGGGAAGTCAGTGGCCATTTAAAGCTGCAGTCCGTAATTCAAACTACCACAAAAAGCTCACAATGCCACTTGTTGTAGTATACGGCTGAGGGATGGGTCTAAGGAAATTCATTCATCTACATTGTTTACAATAATTGTCATAGAATAACtgtatattttgggttatgatggAATAAGACTTGAATTTCTGTAATTCATTTAGTAGTGTAGAAATCTATGTAGGAAATGCAGATTGCACCTTTAAAATAAAGTACAGGATGGATTTGGTCATCAGTAACATGAATATGGcatgttgttatttatttcaaGCTAATATTGCAGCAATGTGACTTTTTTTGTTGTAGTGCTGAGTACACACATCTACTCTGGACACTCTGAAGATGATGATGGTAGATATCTGTACACTTGATCAAGCCTTCATCTCTTAATGCTTCATCATATTTCTTTGTTTGTGATTTTTAAAGCTGCTTTTGGATagacatattttgtgttttgagtGTCTCAAAATAACATGTGTAAAGCAATTGTATCATGCTAGTTTTTATTTTGTGCAGGACAGGCAAAGGCTGTTTTGACCATACACCCCAAATCTTCCCAGATTTTCAGTAGAGAGTCTGTCACTCTCAGAAGTAACATACAGAGAGGAGATGTCACTGACTGGGAATACACATGGCGCAAGGATGTCATAGACTCCCTCAGTAGGAAGCATGAATATGAGATCAGTGAGGTTAAGATTTCAGACAGTGGTGACTACTGGTGTCTGGGTACACATATTGATCAGAAGAAGCATTCTAAGTGGAGTGATGCAGTCTGACTGACGGTGACAGGTAAGTCATCTTATCTCTCGTTCAGAACAGTGCCTCCATGCCCATAAACACTTGACATTGGGCCCCATTTTAAGGAGGCTATTTAGTCGTTTTAAAAAGGTCTGTCTACCATTGTTGTTCAGATTCCTCCATTAATTCATTCTCATTTCATGTAATAATTGAAGAAATATGGTGTACGGTACTAAGATAGTACTTTttgtcatgacttccgccgaagttggtgcctctccttgtgcagGAGGCTAtcagcggtcgtcgtcaccggctttctagctgccactgatctacgtttctttttctatgtttttgtcttgattgtacacacctggttcccatcacgttatggttatttccctatttaaccctctggttccctcatggttttgtgcgtgattgttctttgtttggtgttgtATAATGCTGTGAGCTGTTTTATTTCCCTGCATGGAAATTAGATTTGTTGTTTTCCTAGTAAAGTTAAttatttactcagttctgtgtcctgcgcttgactccgtcctaccgctgcacactgacacctgacagaaTCATGCAccacctatggagtcagcaggtgcacCCAGTCTTCCGGTACCGgtggaggagcgcgtccagcaGCACAATCTGGGCACAGCAATGGATCGCGTGCTgcacaccatggagcgatgggagagagagggtttttCCACACCCCCATCAACTTCACCTCAACCCccaccgctgtccacccctccgtcacctggaACCAGTGGGATTCGTCTCTCGCTCCCGAAGGCCTATGATGGgacggctgccgggtgccaggggttcctgctccaggtggagctctacctggtgaccatccacccggctcccatCGGGATACGAGAGAGtgtctgccctcatctcctgtttgTCGGGAAAgtgctggaatgggccaacgccgaatggggagAGATAGACGCTACGTTGGTCCgttacgaggatttcacccgacGCTTCCGGGCGGTTTTCAATCATCCgcctgaggggagagcggcgggggaacgcttGGTCcatctcagacaggggaagaggagcgcacaggacttcgcactggacttcaggaccttggctgccagcgcgggatggaatgagagggccctgatcgaccattaccggtgtaatCTACGGGAGGACATCcatcgggagctggcctgcagggacaccatcCTTAacctcgaccagctggtggattaaTCCATctggctggataacctgttgacCACCTGCGAACGCTCGGATTGGGGTCCGTCCGTTACATCCCCCTGCACTTCCGAGTCTATACCTATGGAGCTCGGAAGTGCTGCTCTTAGGGTGACCGGAGGGGGGGCCCTTTCCTTCACCACCTGTAgccgcagagggcacactgctggtcggtgctggggaggttccccagggagtcgaggcagcaggcagggcactggtggatcatcccaggtgagtaggcacccgactcacccagagctccctgttgcgcacatgtatGTCTGTGTAAAGTTTCCTGAGTTTTCCCTGCATTCcaagcataaggcgctagtagattcaggcgcagctgggaactttattgaccgtGCATTTGCActtagattagggatccctattgttcctgttgatgtgcccttccctgtacatgctttagatagtcgtcctttaggatcgggcctgattagggaggtcacagctcactAGGTATgataacgcaggagggtcatgaggagagtatAAGTCTCCTCCTGATAGATTCTCCTGcatttcctgtggtgttggggcttccctggttggcccatcatgaccccactatttcgtggcaacagaggggtctgaagggatggtcacgtcagtgctcaggggggtgtgtaggtgtttccataggtgcaactacggtggagagtccaaaccaggtctcccccATGCACATCCCccagaatatgccgatttggctctcgccttctgtaaaaaaagaaggcgactcaattaccaccccatcgacgggGGGATTGtacgataaatctccaggtagacgCAGCACTTCCCAGGGGTCACGtttatcctctgtcacaggaggagacggcggctatggaaacatacagtggggaaaaaaagtatttagtcagccaccaattgtgcaagttctcccacttaaaaagatgagagaagcctgtaattttcatcataggtacacgtcaactatgacagacaaattgagaaaaagaaatccagaaaatcacattgtaggatttttaatgaatttatttgcaaattatggtggaaaataagtatttggtcacatacaaacaagcaagatttctggctctcacagacctgtaacttcttctttaagaggctcctatgtcctccacttgttacctgtattaatggcacctgtttgaacttgttatcagtataaaagacacctgtccacaacctcaaacagtcacactccaaactccactatggccaagaccaaagagctgtcaaaggacaccagaaacaaaattgtagacctgcaccaggctgggaagactgaatctgcaataggtaagcagcttggtttgaagaaatcaactgtgggagcaattattaggaaatggaagacatacaagaccactgataatctccctcgatctggggctccacgcaagatctcaccccgtggggtcaaaatgatcacaagaacggtgagcaaaaaatcccagaaccacaagggggacctagtgaatgacctgcagagagctgggaccaaagtaacaaagcctaccatcagtaacacactatgccgccagggactcaaatcctgcagtgccagacgtgcccccctgcttaagccagtacatgtccaggcccgtctgaagtttgctagagtgcatttggatgatccagaagaggattgggagaatgtcatatggtcagatgaaaccaaaatataactttttggtaaaaactcaactcgtgcgtgtttggaggacaaagaatgctgagttgcatccaaagaacaccatacctactgtgaagcatgggggtggaaacatcatgctttggggctgtttttctgcaaagggaccaggacgactgatccgtgtaaaggaaagaaatgaatggggccatgtatcgtgagattttgagtgaaaacctccttccatcagcaagggcattgaagatgaaacgtggctgggtctttcagcatgacaatgatcccaaacacaccgcccgggcaacgaaggagtggcttcgtaagaagcatttcaaggtcctggagtggcctagccagtctccagatctcaaccccatagaaaatctttggagggagttgaaagtctgtgttgcccagcgacagccccaaaacatcactgctctagaggagatctgcatggaggaatgggccaaaataccagcaacagtgtgtgaaaaccttgtgaagacttacagaaaacgtttgacctgtgtcattgccaacaaagggtatataacaaagtattgagaaacttttgttattgaccaaatacttattttccaccataatttgcaaataaattcattaaaaatcctacagtgtgattttctggattttttttctaattttgtctgtcatagttgacgtgtacctatgatgaaaattacaggcctctctcatctttttaagtgggagaacttgcacaattggtggctgactaaatactttttttccccactgtatgtctccgaatctctagGACAGGGATatattcggccttccacttcacctgcctcctcaaatttgttttttgtgaagaagaagtatggaggtttacgcccgtgcattgactatcggggtttcaatcagatcacggtgaagtacagttacccgTTGCCTCTCATAGCAAGTGTCaccgagtcattgcacggggcgcgcttcttcacaaaattggatctcaggagcgcgtacaacctggtgcgtatccgggagggggatgagtggaagactgcatttagtaccacctctgggcactatgaatacctcgtcatgccgtacgggttgacgaatgctccatcagtcttccaatcctttgtagacgagatcttcagggacctgcacaggcagggtgtagtggtgtatatagatgacattctcatatactccgcaacacgtgccgagcatgtgtccctggtgcgcaaggtgcttggtcgactgttggagcatgacctgtacgtcaaggctgagaaatgtctgttcttccaacagtccatctccttcctagggtaccgcctgtccgcgtcaggggtggagatgaaAAATTACCGCATTTcagccgactccaaccacggtaaaggaagtgcagcggttcttagggtttgccaactactaccggaggtttatccagggctttggtcaggtagcggctcccattacctccttgctgaaggggggaccggtgcgactgcagtggtcagctggggcggacagggcttttggtcacctgaaggctttgtttacctcggctcccgtgctgactcatccggatccctccttagcattcatagtagaggtggacgcatccgaggctgggataggagctgtgctgtctcagcgctcgggtaagccaccaaagctccgcctatgatgtgggggaccaggACCTGTTAGCTGTGGtcaaggctctgaaggcgtggagacattggcttgagggggctaaacaccctttcctcatttggactgaccaccacaatctggagtacatccgggcggcaaGGTGGACCATGTttttcacccgttttgttttcaccctgtcctacagaccaggttcccagaacgctaaggcagatgctctgtcccagAAGTATGACAAAGAGGAGCGGTCCAcggatcccactcccatacttccagcttcttgcctggtggcaccggtggtatgggaggttgacgcggacatcagCCGGGCTTTATgtacggagcccactcccacccagtgtccagttgggcgtatgtacgttccgtctgatgtccgcgatcgattgatctgttgggcttacacgtcaccctcctctggtcatcctggcatcggtcggacagtgcgctgtcttagtgggaagtactggtggcccactttagctaaggacgtgagggtttatgtttcctcctgctcggtgtgcgctcagtgcaaggcacctagacacctgcccagagggaaattacaacccctacccgttccacaacggccgcggtaacacctatcggtggattttgtgatggATTTTCCTCCatcacaaggtaacaccacgatcctggtcgttgtggatcggttttctaagtcctgccatctccttcctttccttacagactgcggaggctctgtttacacacgtcttccggcactacggggtgcctgaggatatagtgtctgatcggggtccccagttcacatcgagggtctggagggcATTCAAGGAAcctctgggggtctcggtcagcctgacctcagggtttcaccccgagagtaatgggcaggttgagagaataaaccaggatgtgggtaggtttctgcggtcctattgccaggacggGCCAGGGGGAGTGGGCGGCTTTCATCCcttgggcagagatggcccaaaactccctctgccactcctccactaacctgtctctgtttcagtgtgtactaggttatcaggttatcatcagagccagatcgaggcacctgcggtggcgGAAAGGTTTCGGCGCTGggaggagacatgggacgctgcccacgtgcgcctgcaacgggccatcaggcgacagaaggcgagcgccgaccgccaccgcagtgaggccccggtgtatgttttgtcttgattgtacacacctggttcccatcacgttatggttatttccctatttaaccctctgcttCCCTCATGGTTTTGTGAGTGATCgttctttgtttggtgttgtATAATGCTGTGAGCTGTTttatttccctgcgtggaaattagatttgTTGTTTTCTGAGTAAAGTTCGttatttactcagttctgtgtcctgcgcctgactccgtcctaccgctgcacactgacacctgacactTTTAACTGATTGGTACACTAATTTCATTAGTCTTAATTTaactaaattatatatatatatatatatatatatatatatatatatatatatatatatatatatatacaatgggggaaaaaagtatttagtcagccaccaaatgtgcaagttctccaacttaaaaagatgagagaggcctgtaattttcatcataggtacacgtcaactatgacagacaaaatgagaaaaaaaatccagaaaatcacattgtaggttttttaatgaatttatttgcaaattatggtggaaaataagtatttggtcaataacaaaagtttctcaatactttgttatataccctttgttggcaatgacacaggtcaaaagttttctgtaagtcttcacaaggtaatcaatcttccctaccccaacagtcattctgaatgtaGGTTGCGTGTGATTAAAAGTTCAAAtagttggatatcctaactctggctggattccaataggaattacacatcgctttccaagccagcataatgtgacttgcaggcttgatgtggtatgtaaaccaggagtttcagaccagtgtgttagggtctaactaggccctcaaaggttttatgatatatgtaatgtgtTGTCATAATGAGTTTAATTTGAAAGATAACATATTCACTTAgacactcacttggtgaaggctacaGTACTGAAAACTATtcaattcaacaaccatgtctctgtggctaacaaatacagtcatgggaggTAACTACAATGCACTCTAAATACAAGGCACTCAAGGTATGCAAAAATGTAGAATATTTTTTAAATTCTGTgaacagctttttatttttattaactgAATACCATCTGGTTATTGGGACAGACATGAATGCCATTTTGGACATGTGGACAAATAAAATAAGATTAATTACAATCCACACGCAACCAAGGCTCACCAGCATATACTCTCTGATTACAACCTAATTGATGCTTGGCAAGCACATACTCCTAATGCAAGAGAGTACACTTTCTACTCCCCTGCATAAATCATTCTCACAAATCAATGTATTTATATTATCTACAACTCTTCTCTTTAATCAATAAAATAGAAATCCAACATATGATCACTTTTGATCACCACGTCTAGTACTGCCAATTACACGTTTCAGAATCTCCTAATtgtaactaggccctcaaagaaagaCATAAGGCCTTATGATACACTGTATATATGAGAATCAACAAAGGGAGAAGATTCCAATCATGAAAAAGTAAGCAGATGGTGTAGGTCGTGATGAAATTAACCAGTAACATCTTGGCCTAACTACGTACACATGCAAGATGCAGAGGATGCagagtgttctatatctatgaaaGGCCCAGCCTATGACCACATCCTGTTCAGCTCACAGTACTTTCTggtagggagaggtggggggcTCTGGGCGTCCAAATGCGATCTTGTCATACAGAGTCTGCGGCTACATGTGACAGATAATCAAGAAAAAACTGTTTCAGCATCAAGAAATGTATTGACTATTTTCAAAGTAGACTACCGTACATAGTCTTCCATTCAATCACAGACATTTTAACATTATGACTATTTATATCTTACCTCATTCAATCTTGGGATAGCCAGATCATTGACAGTCTCATAGATGGACATTGGGTTTACCTGACTGTTCGATCTTGTCTGGAATCAAAATACAGCCCATTACAAAACAGTACATACAGCTTCCACACATTCAGATACATAATAACGGCAATGCATACTTACATCTTTAATGATTGTGTTGATCATAACATCAGCATATATTGTGTTGACAGTGCTGTCTTTgaaaagaaaaaaatattaaCCAATCAGATACATTTTAAACAGGATATCAACAAACATACCCAGGAATTAATAAACAAAACTTCTGAGGGGTCTCACTCTTTTCCCAATTCCTAGCAAAtcctcacaaaaaaaaaaaaatcagctgAAGAATATTTCTAGAACCACCTGAAATGTAACTGTAAGTATAGTTAAGGGCCCTAAGCAGTACATACCTGTGTTACGGCGGCCCCTGCAGTAGAACACTGCCACAGCTACAGTGAGGATCAGCACCACAGCGCCTCCTACTGATACTCCGACATAGATGGTATACCACACCAGTCCTGTCAAATATTGTACAACACACATGATTAGACTACACGATATGATAAAAACGAAATGGCACTATGTCATATACATCCAATGTAATCACAagcattatatattatatttggataagagcgtctgctaaatgacgcaaaTGTAAATAAGCATATAAGCACACTGAAAAGTGTATGGAAGGGATTATTATGATATCTAGGTACCTGGTGTGGTTGTGTCATTACTACACTTTACTGTTGCAAAGGCAGATTTCCAGCTGACTAGGTTGGAGGCATTGCATGTTACAATGATGTCTCtctctgcaggagagagagagaggtgaatctGCTGGGCGTCTGCGTAcatctcattgtctctctcccaGGTGTATGTAAGGTTGGAGTAGCAGGACACGTTGCACACCAGCCGCACCGTACAGGAGTGGTTGGCCAATAGCTTGATGTCTGTCTGGATCACCACCTTGGATAtaggctctgagagagagagagagagagagagagagagagagagagagagagagagagagagagagagagagagagagagagagagagagagagagagagaaatgagagagagagagagagagagagagagagagagagagagagagagagttgtaatCAGTCATCAACAAGATGTTACCAGAGTGTAAGACAAAGGATGGAATATGTCATTAACAC contains:
- the LOC121572462 gene encoding CD48 antigen-like codes for the protein MSGGPFSCFSKQGILLLILSNLHYGVGVSSYLSFHKTVGDSVEMPAGLEGQNVTLINWRYSEKDIAEFNSEGLYFHGSQFKGRLEMNAKDFSLTIRKLTLQDSGEYLVIAETDKQIPSKAVTLQVHEPISKVVIQTDIKLLANHSCTVRLVCNVSCYSNLTYTWERDNEMYADAQQIHLSLSPAERDIIVTCNASNLVSWKSAFATVKCSNDTTTPGLVWYTIYVGVSVGGAVVLILTVAVAVFYCRGRRNTDSTVNTIYADVMINTIIKDTRSNSQVNPMSIYETVNDLAIPRLNEPQTLYDKIAFGRPEPPTSPYQKVL